Proteins encoded by one window of Filimonas effusa:
- a CDS encoding protein-disulfide reductase DsbD domain-containing protein: MKKLVWLLALLLTVSATVHAQVKDPVKWTFTAKKKTGNTYEVVISAVFAKPWHLYSQSTPDGGPIPTKITFKKNPLVTVTGSPKEVGTLKVDHDENFGVDVKYFSEKVDFVQTITLKGKVKTNITGTVEYMVCDDSQCLPPTTKSFDIKLL, from the coding sequence ATGAAAAAACTAGTCTGGTTATTGGCGTTGCTGTTGACAGTTTCAGCTACCGTACACGCGCAGGTAAAAGATCCGGTTAAATGGACCTTTACCGCTAAAAAGAAAACAGGAAATACTTACGAAGTGGTGATCAGTGCTGTCTTTGCCAAACCATGGCACCTGTATTCACAGTCTACACCAGACGGAGGTCCTATTCCAACCAAGATCACTTTCAAAAAGAACCCGCTGGTAACAGTTACAGGTTCTCCCAAAGAAGTGGGTACGCTTAAGGTAGACCACGATGAAAACTTTGGCGTTGATGTAAAATACTTCAGCGAAAAAGTAGACTTCGTTCAAACCATTACCTTGAAAGGAAAAGTAAAAACCAATATCACCGGTACTGTAGAATATATGGTATGCGATGATAGCCAGTGTTTACCTCCTACTACTAAATCATTTGATATCAAGTTACTGTAA